Proteins encoded by one window of Candidatus Nomurabacteria bacterium:
- a CDS encoding sulfatase-like hydrolase/transferase, protein MKKILTFFLAIVISVTIPFNFSMAVCTPPGPVAVKTLTNVTECSVTVNWNTVANATYYELSYRKINPNGNWTIVNVGNVTTYIVTGLIGDTQYAFKLQGFCADSTPGATQNGKNTTTLACSLPSNVQVSNITNTSATVAWSAACNPNAFVEYRPIGTTPWTILSGGTSINLTGLVVGTMYQVRINSCDTAIEANWTSITTFTTTGGIPHPNVIFILLDDSRYDWFSCNGAASFFQTPNIDRIANEGAKFTNCYSQYSLCAPTRATLLTGRRANVHHVTDNSKQAQFDKTLPRVPKILRESGIYTGLIGKNHEIQAYADGDWDYWYEVLSNDEATKKNVNINSDGPSIKVTGLSSNFITDAAIDRIHNVNSQFYLYLPYKAPHTPFAYTSIYDIYRSFPLQLKPDTAKYTQNYASWSYLLPPGKNYAVGSELQEQYYDTYAVIAELDYNIGRILDELTATGKLDNTIIIFSSDNGYMYGEHHYNMKRIAYEPSVKLPLFVRYPAWFAPGTIVTDLVRNIDIPTTILDAVGIPNTFGMDGYSLRNLANHTATVNEIYYHSFYTTENQYQDLPYIHGLWDLQYKYLYSGCSSTTEEFFDLVNDPLELTNQINNPAFSSTIQSYRDRLSAAKIAANDLAVETILPCSLVVNTPRVGTIDLEEGDNQLHAYPNPTTGRINVTGNAEEEIRVYSANNKLLMKGIYAGDIDLSNQPNGLYIIKTKTKECKIEKQ, encoded by the coding sequence ATGAAAAAGATCCTCACCTTCTTCTTGGCGATAGTGATTTCAGTCACTATCCCCTTTAACTTTTCAATGGCAGTATGCACACCGCCAGGACCCGTTGCAGTTAAAACACTGACCAATGTAACTGAATGTTCAGTTACGGTTAACTGGAACACGGTGGCAAATGCCACTTATTATGAATTAAGTTATCGAAAAATTAATCCCAATGGAAATTGGACAATTGTAAACGTAGGTAATGTAACCACGTATATAGTGACAGGACTTATCGGAGACACCCAGTATGCGTTCAAATTGCAAGGATTTTGCGCCGACAGTACCCCTGGGGCTACACAAAACGGCAAGAATACCACAACGCTTGCCTGCAGTCTGCCTTCAAATGTGCAGGTAAGTAATATTACCAACACGTCTGCAACAGTTGCATGGTCAGCTGCATGTAACCCAAATGCATTTGTGGAATATAGACCAATTGGAACAACTCCATGGACCATACTATCTGGAGGCACAAGCATAAACCTAACAGGATTAGTAGTAGGCACGATGTACCAGGTCAGAATAAATAGCTGTGATACAGCTATTGAAGCTAATTGGACATCGATTACTACATTTACCACCACTGGTGGCATTCCCCATCCAAACGTTATATTTATCCTTTTGGATGATTCCAGGTATGATTGGTTCAGTTGTAATGGTGCTGCATCCTTCTTTCAAACTCCCAATATTGATCGAATAGCAAATGAGGGAGCGAAATTTACTAACTGCTATAGCCAATATTCGCTATGTGCTCCCACGCGAGCAACCTTGTTAACAGGACGGCGTGCGAACGTTCATCATGTCACTGATAACTCAAAACAAGCTCAGTTTGATAAAACCCTACCAAGAGTGCCCAAAATCCTTCGTGAAAGTGGAATTTACACAGGATTGATCGGGAAAAACCACGAAATTCAGGCGTATGCAGACGGAGATTGGGACTATTGGTATGAAGTGTTGTCGAACGACGAAGCCACAAAGAAGAATGTGAATATTAATTCAGATGGACCAAGCATAAAAGTGACAGGACTGAGCAGTAATTTCATAACCGACGCCGCGATTGATCGCATCCATAACGTGAACAGTCAATTCTATCTATACCTTCCCTACAAGGCACCCCATACCCCTTTTGCCTATACATCGATATACGATATATACCGCAGTTTCCCATTGCAATTAAAGCCGGACACGGCAAAGTATACGCAAAATTACGCGTCTTGGTCATACCTTTTGCCACCAGGCAAAAACTATGCTGTGGGAAGTGAACTACAGGAGCAGTACTACGATACCTATGCTGTGATCGCCGAACTTGATTACAATATTGGCAGGATACTAGATGAGCTTACCGCTACAGGCAAACTCGACAATACTATAATCATTTTCAGCTCAGATAATGGCTACATGTATGGTGAGCATCACTACAATATGAAGCGTATCGCTTATGAGCCATCGGTAAAACTGCCATTGTTTGTACGCTACCCTGCTTGGTTTGCACCTGGGACAATCGTTACAGATTTGGTAAGAAATATCGATATCCCAACAACAATTCTCGATGCTGTTGGTATACCGAATACGTTTGGTATGGATGGATATTCACTGAGAAATCTAGCAAATCATACTGCTACGGTGAATGAAATTTATTACCATTCGTTCTACACAACGGAGAATCAGTACCAGGATCTACCTTACATTCATGGACTATGGGATTTGCAGTATAAATACTTGTATTCGGGCTGTAGTAGTACGACAGAAGAATTTTTCGATTTGGTCAATGATCCGTTAGAACTGACCAATCAGATAAATAATCCTGCGTTCAGTTCAACCATTCAGTCTTACAGAGATCGTTTGTCGGCTGCAAAAATTGCTGCCAATGATCTAGCTGTTGAGACGATATTGCCTTGTTCTTTGGTGGTAAATACACCAAGAGTCGGGACTATTGATCTGGAAGAAGGAGACAATCAACTGCATGCGTATCCAAATCCAACCACCGGGAGAATTAATGTGACAGGAAATGCAGAGGAGGAAATACGAGTCTACTCAGCCAATAATAAACTCCTAATGAAAGGAATTTATGCTGGAGATATCGATTTATCAAATCAGCCAAACGGGCTGTATATAATTAAAACAAAAACGAAAGAATGCAAGATTGAAAAACAATAA
- the uppP gene encoding undecaprenyl-diphosphatase UppP: MHVFQAFILGIIEGITEFLPISSTGHLIIANHILNIPETEFVKSFDIIIQLGAILAVVVLYLKKILANVPTFKKVAFAFIPTAIIGFVLYPFIKSFLLGNIMIVATALLVGGIIMIALELYWRNSMRLENAITYKRAGLVGIFQTLAVIPGVSRSGATIIGGLILGIPRETIVEFSFLLAIPTMAAATGFDLMKTGFAFTTNEYLLLSVGFITSFVTALIAIKVFLNFIKNHTFIGFGIYRIIVGILILLFLV, translated from the coding sequence ATGCACGTATTTCAAGCATTTATTCTAGGCATCATCGAAGGAATAACAGAATTTCTCCCAATATCATCCACTGGTCATCTCATTATTGCCAATCATATTCTGAACATTCCTGAAACCGAGTTCGTCAAAAGTTTCGATATTATTATTCAGCTCGGCGCAATTCTGGCTGTTGTTGTACTTTATCTCAAGAAAATATTGGCAAATGTGCCAACATTCAAAAAAGTCGCATTTGCATTTATCCCTACTGCAATCATCGGCTTTGTCCTCTACCCTTTTATCAAAAGTTTTCTTCTTGGAAACATCATGATTGTCGCTACTGCACTCCTTGTCGGCGGCATCATCATGATAGCTCTCGAGCTATATTGGCGAAACAGCATGAGACTCGAAAATGCTATTACGTATAAGCGCGCTGGACTCGTAGGAATTTTCCAAACCCTCGCTGTCATTCCTGGCGTATCACGGTCAGGCGCAACAATTATTGGTGGACTTATTCTCGGCATTCCACGAGAAACGATAGTAGAATTTTCATTCCTACTCGCCATACCTACTATGGCCGCAGCGACAGGGTTTGACCTGATGAAGACTGGGTTTGCTTTTACAACCAATGAATACCTACTACTCTCTGTAGGCTTTATAACGTCATTTGTCACAGCACTTATCGCCATCAAAGTATTCTTGAACTTCATCAAAAATCACACGTTCATAGGTTTCGGGATCTATCGAATTATTGTAGGTATTCTTATACTACTTTTTCTCGTATAG
- a CDS encoding SET domain-containing protein encodes MEYIKTKYPNVKVKRSGHGGLGLFAEELIEKNRDIIEYVGEIITAKEADESKGKYLFELNSKFTLDGKSRTNIARYINHSCLPNAEADVIKMKIIISAKRTILSSEEITYDYGKEYFDEFIKPHGCKCGFCDGQGKIRSKK; translated from the coding sequence ATGGAATATATAAAAACTAAGTATCCGAATGTTAAAGTAAAACGATCCGGTCACGGCGGGCTCGGGCTTTTTGCCGAGGAGTTGATTGAGAAAAATAGGGACATCATAGAATACGTAGGGGAGATTATTACCGCCAAAGAAGCTGATGAAAGTAAGGGTAAATACTTGTTTGAACTCAATAGTAAGTTTACACTCGATGGCAAATCACGCACTAATATTGCTCGCTACATTAATCATTCATGTCTGCCGAATGCCGAAGCTGATGTCATAAAGATGAAGATTATAATTTCAGCCAAGCGAACAATACTTTCTAGTGAAGAAATCACCTATGATTATGGCAAGGAATATTTTGATGAATTTATTAAGCCACATGGATGTAAGTGTGGTTTCTGCGATGGTCAGGGCAAGATACGTAGTAAAAAGTAG
- a CDS encoding YihY/virulence factor BrkB family protein gives MEPITTITPPNKKVFNYKQLVKKTLVHWSSHKPGRMSAALSYYAAFSIVPLFIVILSFASFFFNQAIVEASLLSYLTHAVGEKTATFISSVMTAATSNTTFVGIAISFVSIILGVTALLNSLYTSLDILWDTKTVITKTHNKRNIFKELKNHFLVLALLPLLGLFVTAAILANIFFSILGKIVVVGAISLTAYQVAGYILSILLLACFFAAIYRIVPKEKFSWGAILRGSVVTAILFIFGELLISFFIAHFANISLYGVVGSFIALLLWLFYSAQIFFIGASCTYVLDKYMTTR, from the coding sequence ATGGAACCAATAACCACTATTACTCCGCCAAATAAAAAAGTGTTTAACTACAAACAACTGGTAAAAAAAACTCTCGTACACTGGTCAAGCCACAAACCTGGACGGATGTCTGCAGCACTTTCCTACTATGCCGCATTTTCTATAGTGCCGCTTTTTATCGTCATACTTTCATTTGCAAGCTTCTTTTTTAACCAAGCCATCGTTGAAGCCAGTCTCCTTAGCTATCTCACGCATGCAGTTGGAGAAAAAACAGCCACATTCATTTCGAGTGTAATGACAGCCGCAACTTCAAATACAACATTTGTTGGTATAGCAATTAGTTTTGTATCTATCATCCTTGGTGTCACAGCACTTTTAAATTCGCTTTATACGTCGCTTGATATACTTTGGGATACCAAAACCGTCATTACAAAAACTCATAACAAAAGAAACATATTCAAAGAATTAAAAAATCATTTTCTCGTACTTGCACTATTGCCACTGCTTGGCTTATTTGTTACTGCAGCAATACTAGCAAACATTTTCTTTTCAATACTTGGTAAAATTGTCGTTGTGGGGGCTATTTCACTAACCGCTTACCAAGTCGCTGGCTATATCCTATCAATATTATTATTAGCATGTTTCTTTGCAGCTATTTATCGCATTGTGCCAAAAGAAAAATTCTCATGGGGAGCCATACTACGTGGCTCTGTAGTCACAGCCATACTTTTTATTTTTGGCGAATTATTGATTAGTTTTTTTATTGCTCACTTTGCCAATATTTCTCTGTATGGCGTCGTTGGATCGTTTATTGCACTGCTCCTTTGGTTATTTTATTCTGCTCAAATATTTTTCATTGGCGCTTCATGTACGTATGTACTCGATAAATACATGACTACTCGCTAG
- a CDS encoding ZIP family metal transporter, with protein MVIFIGFLAFLATYLGGVFALKFKDKLHLILGFSAGAVIAVAFFDLIPEAVELGEAFYSIPTMLSITAVGFFGFMILDRFVIFHSHDEHVHEHAGSTKRGLLGAGSLSIHSFLDGLLVGLAFQVSSAVGLVVTSAVLVHDFSDGINTVNLILKNNGNVQEAKKWLMIDALAPIAGVVATLFFTLPQNILGIILAVFSGFFLYIGASDLLPESHHNHPTIWTTIATLVGAGVLFSAIQVAGI; from the coding sequence ATGGTTATATTTATTGGCTTTCTGGCATTTTTGGCGACATACCTTGGCGGGGTATTTGCACTAAAGTTCAAGGATAAATTACATCTTATTTTAGGATTTAGTGCTGGGGCAGTAATAGCGGTTGCTTTTTTTGATCTGATACCTGAGGCTGTAGAACTGGGGGAGGCATTCTATAGTATCCCAACAATGCTATCGATAACTGCGGTTGGATTTTTTGGGTTTATGATTCTTGACCGATTCGTTATATTTCACAGTCATGATGAACATGTACACGAACATGCTGGTTCAACAAAACGTGGACTCTTGGGCGCGGGTAGTCTTTCCATTCACAGTTTTCTTGATGGACTTCTTGTCGGTCTCGCTTTTCAAGTTTCAAGTGCGGTGGGGCTCGTTGTTACGAGTGCTGTCTTGGTGCATGATTTCTCAGATGGTATTAATACAGTTAATCTTATTTTAAAAAACAATGGCAATGTCCAAGAAGCAAAAAAATGGCTCATGATAGATGCACTCGCACCTATTGCTGGAGTTGTAGCGACACTTTTCTTTACACTTCCGCAAAATATTTTAGGGATTATCTTGGCAGTATTCTCGGGTTTCTTTCTCTATATCGGAGCAAGTGATTTATTGCCAGAAAGTCATCACAATCATCCAACAATCTGGACAACGATTGCAACACTTGTTGGTGCTGGGGTACTTTTCAGTGCAATACAAGTGGCAGGCATCTAA
- a CDS encoding ATP-binding cassette domain-containing protein gives MQESIITIKNLTKSFKDVNVLTGIDLEVASGTMLALLGPNGAGKTTIVRILSTLLTPDSGQVRIAGFDVVAEPDQVRSSIGLTGQYAAVDEFLSGEENLIMMGRLYHLSKVDAKKRAAELLAEFDLVEAKDRSAKTYSGGMRRRLDLALSLIATPPILFLDEPTTGLDPRSRIKIWEIIKKLLAQGTTILLTTQYLEEADKLADKIAVLDHGKIIAYGTADELKQKAGKERLEIVIEKESNFKEALRTVEGSGKQTNEDERRISIETDGTVASVKKVLDILEQSHIEVETLSLHKPTLDDVFLKLTGHAADVPQAEK, from the coding sequence ATGCAGGAATCAATTATTACAATTAAAAACCTTACGAAATCATTCAAAGATGTCAATGTACTAACAGGAATTGATCTAGAAGTCGCTTCTGGAACGATGCTGGCCCTTCTTGGGCCTAACGGTGCTGGTAAAACAACCATAGTACGGATTTTAAGTACGCTTCTCACCCCAGATTCAGGACAAGTACGTATTGCAGGATTTGATGTAGTTGCCGAACCTGACCAGGTTCGCTCCTCAATTGGTCTTACGGGTCAGTATGCAGCTGTTGATGAATTTCTAAGTGGGGAAGAGAATTTGATTATGATGGGACGTCTCTACCATCTCTCAAAAGTAGATGCCAAGAAACGCGCAGCAGAGTTACTGGCTGAATTTGATCTCGTTGAGGCCAAAGATCGCAGTGCCAAGACATATTCAGGCGGCATGCGACGACGACTTGACCTCGCATTGTCACTCATCGCGACACCTCCTATCCTTTTTCTTGATGAACCAACGACTGGACTTGATCCACGTAGTCGAATTAAAATTTGGGAAATTATCAAAAAGCTTTTAGCACAGGGGACAACGATACTTTTGACGACGCAATACCTAGAGGAAGCAGACAAACTGGCGGACAAGATTGCTGTGCTTGATCATGGCAAAATCATAGCCTACGGCACAGCAGATGAACTCAAGCAGAAGGCTGGCAAAGAGAGACTAGAGATAGTTATAGAAAAAGAAAGTAATTTCAAAGAAGCACTACGGACAGTTGAAGGTAGTGGTAAGCAGACTAATGAAGATGAACGTCGCATTAGTATTGAAACTGACGGAACAGTTGCGAGTGTTAAAAAAGTACTCGACATACTCGAGCAATCACATATAGAAGTTGAAACACTGTCATTACACAAACCAACGCTTGATGATGTGTTTTTGAAATTAACTGGTCATGCTGCCGATGTACCTCAAGCAGAAAAATAA
- a CDS encoding ABC transporter permease yields MSTTMIQTNKKSGSKLYFAFSDTRVLVGRSLKHIFKNLDQLLSIIISPIMFMLLFRYVFGGAIATGETTYVNYLVAGILVQTAAFGALTTSLSVANDLKQGIIERLKTLPIVSSGVLMGHVIADLVRNILSSIVMIGIALVVGFRPNASFVEWLQILGILLLFTFAISWLSAIMGLLAKTVEAVQWLGFVAIFPLTFASSAFVPTTGMPKGLKFFAENQPITHVIEAIRSLMIGTPIGNHGKLAIAWCVGFIVIAVPLASYLFRKHKGNR; encoded by the coding sequence ATGTCTACTACAATGATACAAACAAATAAAAAATCTGGTTCTAAGCTATATTTCGCTTTCTCTGATACGAGAGTTTTGGTTGGACGAAGTCTCAAACATATTTTCAAAAATCTTGATCAATTGCTCTCGATTATTATTTCGCCGATTATGTTCATGCTCTTGTTCCGGTATGTTTTCGGTGGAGCTATTGCCACAGGGGAGACTACGTACGTAAACTATTTAGTTGCGGGTATTTTAGTGCAGACTGCAGCATTCGGTGCGCTCACGACATCGCTCTCTGTCGCCAATGATTTAAAGCAAGGCATCATCGAGCGATTGAAAACATTACCGATCGTGAGCTCGGGTGTTCTGATGGGACACGTTATTGCTGACTTGGTGAGGAATATATTGTCATCGATCGTTATGATAGGGATTGCGCTTGTTGTTGGTTTTCGGCCAAATGCATCATTTGTTGAATGGCTACAGATTCTCGGTATTCTCCTACTCTTTACATTTGCCATCTCATGGCTCTCAGCTATCATGGGGCTTCTTGCAAAGACAGTTGAGGCAGTGCAATGGCTTGGCTTCGTAGCTATATTCCCGCTAACTTTTGCATCGAGCGCATTTGTACCGACGACTGGCATGCCCAAAGGGCTTAAATTCTTTGCTGAAAATCAACCAATCACCCATGTCATAGAAGCTATACGCTCACTCATGATCGGCACGCCGATAGGCAATCATGGCAAACTCGCAATTGCCTGGTGCGTTGGGTTTATCGTCATTGCAGTTCCACTCGCTTCATATCTCTTTAGAAAGCATAAAGGAAATAGATAG
- a CDS encoding neutral zinc metallopeptidase translates to MANWNKILSRGNVDDRRGSGSLLRFGGGGLGIVGIGALIVIKLLSGGDINVSDVMSVLQNVQVNPSALDTSKFEGADSYEIFTSTVLGSTNDMWTSTLAKNNVAYVPPRLVLFRNYTTSDCGGADTAIGPHYCNLDETIYLDETFFDELQKRYGANTGDVAQAYVIAHEVGHHVQNELGILESMDKEMQINPDEANMQSIKLELQADCFAGLWAYSIKDAGVFLPGEITEALDAAAAVGDDNIQSKSGAVRPETWTHGSSLDRVAWFTKGFTNGSLSDCNTFEAI, encoded by the coding sequence ATGGCAAACTGGAATAAAATTCTATCGCGAGGAAACGTAGACGATCGCCGCGGCAGTGGATCGCTGCTTCGATTTGGAGGAGGTGGCCTCGGTATTGTCGGCATAGGAGCACTAATTGTTATAAAACTTTTAAGCGGTGGTGACATAAACGTATCTGATGTCATGTCAGTATTGCAAAACGTCCAGGTCAATCCGAGTGCGCTTGATACTTCAAAATTTGAAGGCGCGGATTCGTATGAAATCTTTACTTCAACTGTCCTCGGTTCTACTAATGATATGTGGACTAGTACACTTGCTAAAAATAACGTAGCCTACGTTCCCCCACGTCTTGTCCTCTTTCGAAATTACACCACCTCAGATTGCGGCGGTGCAGATACTGCGATTGGACCGCATTACTGCAATCTCGATGAAACTATCTACCTCGATGAAACTTTTTTTGATGAACTCCAAAAGCGTTATGGAGCTAACACGGGTGATGTAGCCCAAGCGTACGTCATAGCACATGAAGTAGGTCATCACGTCCAAAATGAATTAGGCATTCTAGAGAGTATGGACAAAGAAATGCAAATAAACCCTGACGAAGCTAACATGCAATCAATTAAATTGGAACTGCAGGCAGATTGTTTTGCAGGCCTATGGGCATATTCAATCAAAGATGCTGGAGTATTTTTACCTGGAGAAATAACAGAAGCTTTGGATGCAGCAGCAGCTGTTGGAGATGACAACATCCAAAGCAAATCTGGTGCAGTGAGGCCAGAAACGTGGACACATGGATCTTCTCTCGATCGTGTTGCTTGGTTTACCAAAGGCTTTACCAATGGCAGTCTATCGGATTGCAATACATTTGAAGCTATATAA
- a CDS encoding VOC family protein → MQKITPFLWFDKDAKEAMDFYVATFNTSPGKKSESEVVKIKYYPPGITEGPMAGMDGKVLTGVFTLEGQTFMCLDGGSLFKPNESMSFLIECKTQEEIDHYWNAFTKEGQESQCGWCKDKWGFSWQVCPSMEQFFTSPDSEANRRAMQAMLAMKKIDIAKLQEAFDNK, encoded by the coding sequence ATGCAAAAAATCACACCGTTTTTATGGTTCGACAAAGATGCAAAAGAAGCAATGGACTTTTACGTTGCCACCTTTAATACTTCACCTGGCAAAAAATCTGAGTCCGAAGTTGTGAAGATTAAATACTATCCTCCTGGCATTACCGAAGGCCCGATGGCAGGCATGGATGGCAAAGTCCTCACCGGAGTATTTACGCTCGAGGGACAGACATTTATGTGTCTCGATGGTGGATCACTTTTCAAACCCAATGAATCAATGTCATTTTTGATTGAGTGTAAAACTCAAGAAGAGATCGATCACTATTGGAATGCGTTTACCAAAGAAGGACAAGAGAGTCAATGTGGCTGGTGCAAGGACAAATGGGGGTTCTCTTGGCAAGTCTGCCCTTCAATGGAACAATTTTTCACGAGTCCTGACAGTGAAGCTAATAGGAGGGCCATGCAGGCAATGCTTGCTATGAAGAAAATCGACATAGCAAAACTCCAAGAAGCTTTCGATAATAAATAA
- a CDS encoding DUF1801 domain-containing protein, giving the protein MIQAKNVDSYVRLAPKETREKLKELRKIITTVAPAAEERLSYGMPYYSYKKQLVYFAFAKKHIGLYIPPPIIAENKKELKDYKTAKATVQFPLDKKLPVTLIKKLIKARMKYNEEKEKSKRK; this is encoded by the coding sequence ATGATTCAAGCAAAAAATGTTGATTCTTATGTAAGGCTAGCCCCGAAAGAAACGCGAGAAAAATTAAAAGAACTGCGAAAAATCATTACAACAGTAGCACCCGCCGCTGAAGAACGTCTTAGCTATGGAATGCCCTACTATAGTTATAAAAAGCAGTTAGTCTATTTTGCATTCGCGAAAAAGCATATTGGGTTGTATATCCCCCCACCAATCATTGCAGAGAACAAAAAAGAATTGAAGGATTACAAGACAGCAAAAGCTACTGTTCAATTCCCATTAGATAAAAAACTGCCCGTCACCCTTATTAAAAAATTAATTAAGGCGCGGATGAAATATAATGAGGAGAAAGAAAAATCTAAAAGAAAATAA
- a CDS encoding SRPBCC domain-containing protein has translation MSDKITVEITINASIEKVWEYWTVPEHITKWAFASEDWEAPSAENNLHIGGTFKTTMAAKDGSASFDFMGTYTNVVPNELIEYDMDKAPNEEIPRHVKIEFIETPAGVKIIETFDPENENPLDMQRSGWQAILGNFKTYVEKI, from the coding sequence ATGTCAGATAAAATTACCGTTGAAATAACTATCAATGCATCTATAGAAAAAGTTTGGGAGTATTGGACTGTACCAGAACACATCACGAAGTGGGCATTTGCTTCAGAGGACTGGGAAGCACCAAGCGCAGAAAATAATCTACACATTGGCGGCACATTTAAAACAACAATGGCTGCCAAAGACGGAAGTGCTAGTTTTGACTTTATGGGCACTTACACCAATGTCGTGCCTAACGAACTTATTGAGTACGATATGGACAAAGCCCCAAATGAAGAAATACCTCGACATGTGAAAATTGAATTTATTGAAACTCCAGCCGGGGTAAAAATTATTGAAACATTTGATCCAGAAAATGAAAATCCACTCGACATGCAACGTAGTGGTTGGCAAGCAATACTTGGGAATTTTAAAACGTATGTCGAAAAGATATGA
- a CDS encoding DoxX family protein yields the protein MKKYKIIFWVTTGLIFLLEGVMSAFTGHSEMSITGIASLGYPIYFVTVIVVFKVLGSLALIIPQVPPRVKEWAYAGFGIDFLCAFISIWIVGGFSSALALPVIALVVLVLSYISYHKLHPVFVSDLPKIS from the coding sequence ATGAAAAAATATAAAATCATTTTTTGGGTGACCACAGGGCTTATCTTTTTATTAGAAGGTGTCATGTCAGCATTTACCGGACATAGTGAAATGTCTATCACGGGTATCGCTAGTTTGGGTTATCCGATATATTTCGTGACAGTCATTGTTGTATTCAAAGTCCTCGGTTCACTTGCCCTTATTATTCCTCAAGTCCCTCCTCGTGTGAAAGAATGGGCATATGCTGGGTTTGGTATTGACTTCCTCTGTGCATTTATAAGCATTTGGATCGTTGGCGGCTTTTCCAGCGCACTTGCTTTACCTGTTATTGCACTTGTTGTCCTTGTACTCTCGTACATCTCATACCACAAACTTCACCCAGTATTTGTAAGTGATCTACCTAAAATTTCATAA
- a CDS encoding YdeI/OmpD-associated family protein produces MTNMPHILPVDLRKALASVPKALAVWKNITPLARNEWICWVTSGKKAETRSIRIEKALSKLGGGMRRPCCWAGCMHRSK; encoded by the coding sequence ATGACCAATATGCCACACATACTACCAGTGGATTTGAGAAAAGCACTTGCTTCCGTTCCGAAAGCTCTCGCTGTATGGAAAAATATTACACCACTCGCACGCAATGAGTGGATCTGCTGGGTTACGTCAGGTAAAAAAGCTGAGACGAGGAGTATTCGCATCGAGAAAGCACTCTCAAAGCTTGGGGGTGGTATGCGCCGACCGTGCTGTTGGGCTGGGTGTATGCATCGCTCTAAATAA
- a CDS encoding cupin domain-containing protein yields the protein MKGYVTNIEKQSLENDTFRKVLYTSTNCQLVLMSLLPHEAIGEEIHDVDQFLRVEKGNGKAILNDISEDITDGSGIIVPAGTKHNLINTGDEPMKLYTLYMPPHHRDAVVHATKADGEADTTDEFDGKTTEEA from the coding sequence ATGAAAGGCTACGTCACAAACATTGAGAAGCAGTCACTCGAAAACGATACTTTTCGCAAAGTGTTATACACGAGCACAAACTGCCAGCTTGTGCTGATGTCGCTTCTCCCACATGAAGCTATCGGGGAAGAAATACACGATGTAGATCAATTTCTACGAGTAGAAAAAGGAAATGGTAAAGCCATTTTGAATGACATTTCAGAGGACATCACTGACGGCAGTGGGATTATTGTGCCAGCTGGAACAAAACATAATCTCATCAATACTGGAGATGAACCAATGAAACTCTATACCCTCTACATGCCACCACATCACAGAGATGCTGTCGTCCACGCCACAAAAGCCGATGGTGAGGCAGATACGACAGATGAATTTGATGGAAAGACAACAGAAGAAGCGTAA
- a CDS encoding DUF305 domain-containing protein codes for MQKNTAIIIAIVTLVAGLGIGYQLGGSRGSFETANQNTPGTHMMPNGQMMGNGASMSMADMMTSMNAELEGKTGDLFDQAFLAEMIVHHQGAVEMAELALTNAKHQELKDLATGIISAQNKEIAEMKLWQTDWYNQ; via the coding sequence ATGCAAAAAAATACAGCAATTATTATCGCAATCGTTACGCTTGTCGCAGGTCTTGGTATCGGATATCAATTAGGCGGAAGTAGGGGGTCGTTCGAAACAGCCAATCAAAACACTCCAGGTACTCACATGATGCCAAATGGCCAAATGATGGGTAATGGGGCAAGTATGAGTATGGCAGACATGATGACCAGTATGAATGCAGAGCTAGAAGGGAAGACAGGAGATCTATTCGACCAAGCATTTCTTGCTGAAATGATCGTCCATCACCAAGGTGCGGTAGAGATGGCGGAGCTTGCTCTTACCAATGCCAAGCATCAAGAGCTCAAGGATTTGGCAACCGGAATCATTTCTGCGCAGAATAAAGAAATTGCAGAAATGAAGTTGTGGCAAACTGATTGGTATAACCAGTAG